ACTTGGAGGGTCTTATAGAGCAGCAGTTTGAAGCACTGCAGAGGCATTTAAGATACCTCATAAGGCCTCAGAAGCTCGTTTGATGGTATCAAAAAAGCATCTTACTTTATTTAGGGTAGGTAAAATTGGTCCATTCATCCCAGATGATGCCTCTGATGCAAATACTGTGTCTTGACTtgttagtcactttttttttttttggtgtaacaTTACTATTGTATATGctggtgtttttttttcctcctcttttCCCTCCAACTTTGTTGTGTTAATGTCTCAAATTTACTCAAGTTATATTACAAAGCTAATAGATGCTTGCATGTGTTGGTGAGTTCTTGTCACATTCTTAATGAAAAATCTGCATTCCAATGCTAATGATGCTCCATTTTGGACGCACTAGATGATAgcaatctttttctttttcttttttatgggattATAGCAATATTTGTGTCCAAAATAGTTAGGACTCAATAACACTAATTACAAATTGCTGCTTAGATTGATAAGCGTTTTTTTTATTCCaggtatttaaaaaaaaaaaaaaaggctgggTTCAAAAATTCCATTACATGATCTGTCTGGTTGGGTGTAAAAGGGTGAGGATGGAGAATGAGAGACTTCACTTGATTGGTGTGgtggaaaaaacaaaagaggagGAAAAGTAGgggaattttaaaaaaaaataagtggtatttattattttgtctttttttaattacaatcttttctttcatcttttgaTGTAAAAAGAGTTTAATAGTAGGGTTTCATTTCAGCATGGTCACTAATTATTCTAGTGAGTAGCAAGTAGTTGatgtgaaaaaaattcaaagctgaatctaatttagaaaatgattaaaattcaCGAAGGAGATCAAAGTTCATTGGTCCTTTGCTTGTATGATGTAGAGCAAAGTTGATCAATATGagatatcatttaaaaaaattgaaggcaTTATTCAACAAGACTGTTTGGAAATGGTTGGTGAAATCATTCATATTGAGGCActattttccttcaattttaaGCATAAATTAGTTGTTAACAAATGCAATGATCGCTTTGGTTCTAGTGTTCTTAAATTTGAAGCATAAATTAGCTTTTAAGAAAGCATAAATTAgcttttaaaaaagtaaatgttgttattttttaagttttgtgcCTTATAGATTTTAGGTGACACCCATCTTTCTCTTTTGGGATTGCATTGCTTGCTTTGGCATAGCTATTTAAAAAGGGTTGTGATTAAGTTATAACCTCTAAATATTAGCCATACGATCTTAATATTgaccaaattattattatttaattggaCCTTGGCTCTTGGATAGTTCAATTCTAGTTCTTATAAGTTAGATCCTAAATTTTAATGGGATATTAGAGAATTCTATTATATAATTAGCCATTTCATGTTATCCCCTCAAacttttttccaataattttaGTGGGATTGCATTTATGTTCTTCAATTTCGATATAAATAGAGGGAATTCTAATaacataaaattcaattattaacATGATATTAGTGGAGATTAAAACAATTCTTGTTGAGAAATTCGAGTGTTTAAGCTCCTTTGGCATAAGACAGATTTGAAAAATAACGCTCACTATTCACAAACTTGAGAACCAATGGCCTATAATCATTGGTGTGtcatttttctaaacttttaataTATCATTTATAAATTTGGTTTAAGTTAGAAAGAGCTTATGATCGAAATGAAAATTCATAATTCCAAATACAAATGCCACTCCCTTCGATGAGAATTACACCccattttctaattaattaagCATATTAATATACACATTGCTTATAGCATgcaaaaaaagaattataaaacaTGAATATAAGAACATAGGCTTGCATACACCAATCCATAGATCTCTCAAATTTATACACAAGAATGTACTCAAGAGAGCATACAGATCACTCCTCCATCAGCTCCAGCTTCTTCAGCCAACTATAGTTTTGGGTAAAAAGTGAGTGAAAAATGGAAGTATCGTCGGACTGGAAATCCCTCTCCCAATATCATCAGTTTTCAAACCTCCACTTCTCCTCACagactcatcatcaaaatccaTATTGGGTCCTCTCTTCTtcaaccctaaacccaaaaccctttCTGTTCTCCTCTCTTCTCCATCTCTGCCAAACCCACCACCTTTCCTCCAAACCCACAACCTCCTCTCCTTCCTTTGCctccctctttctcttcttcccCACCGGTCCCAATACCGACCGACATTCTCAGGATTGCGGTTAACCCCTTTCCCTTTCCAGGTAATAATCATAATCATTCCACTGTTGTTGGGTATTTGCTGGCTTCTACATTGTGCTCTATGCATTGGTTTGTTGTTCAGGAGAGTTATGTTGTTTATGCTTGTTGGAGTCCACATATACCCGAGGAGAGTGTAGTTTTGTTAGAAAGTGGTGTTTTGTTCTTGTTTGATTTGGAGTCTTGTTTTAGAAGAAGTAGGACTTCCAATTCCAATGTGCGTTTTAGAGGGACTAAGTTGCCTATATCGTGGGATGCTGATGCTGTTTCAGGGAATTGTAAATGGTTGAGCTGTGAATTCAGTTGGCATCCTAGGATTTTGATTGTTGCCCGGTCTGATGCTGTTTTCTTGGTCAATTTAAGGTTTGATGGGTGCGCTGTGAGTAGTTTAGCTAAGGTTGAGATGTTGAGGCTGTATACTTCGGTTCAAAATGAACGGTTCCTTACGTTTTCAATGGCGGGGGGATCTGATGGTTTCTGTTTTGCATTGGCCTCGGATAGTTTGTTGGTTCTTTGTGATGTGCGGAAACCAATGATGCCGTTGTTGCAATGGGCTCACGGTCTTGATAATCTGTGCCATATTAATGTATTTAGATTGTCGGAATTGGGATCAAACTCGAGGGACGATACATATAGGTGGGCTTTTGAATCGGGTTTTTGTATTATATTGGGATCTTTATGGAATTGTGAGTTTAATCTATTTTGTTATGGACCTACTTTACCAACCCCGAGAGGATCCATTATTTCTGAAGTTTCGGAAGTTTTGAAAACCCATTATGCATGGGAGCTCCCTTCAGATCTCTTATTGTTGGGTCGTGAGTGTCAATGTGGAAGTTGTCTTGTGAGAGAGGAGATTTTGAAGGATGATCTTCTTGAATGGATTGATTGGCGGCATAAGAAAGAATTGGCTTtgggttttgtcattttaaacAAAGATCTATCGGCAATGCTTTCTGAGTCGAATGAAATTGATGGTTTTACATTGACAAGACTTATGTCATCAGGGAAGCTTGAATCACAAAGCTATTGTGCCTCGTGGATGTTGAAAGAACTTCACACAGAACGGTTCGATTCTAAGATGATTCCTTGTATACTATGGATGATGAGGACTACAAATTTCCTAGAAGATTTAAGTACGTGAACTCTCTGCATATTTGAATGGTAGTCTAACTGAAGTCCTggtttcaaaattgaaaaagccTTGCAGGGGTCCTTGAGAAAAGGAATCTTTTAGCTCAGAATCTCGTGAAATCTTGTGTGAGAAGTTGAAGGCTTGTGGGTTCGGTCGATTGAGATCGTTTCCTGCAGTTTCTGTTGTTTTTAATGACATCAGCTCGCCAGCAAGCATACATGAGGTTGCTTTGAGAAGATTGTGGGCAGGCCTGCCAATGGAACTTTTACAACTGGCCTATTCCAACTACTCAGAGTTCCTTGACGTACTTTTGGACCAGAAAAAAGTATCTTTGGAATTTTAAGGTGTCCCTGACCTACCTCAATTGCCTCCTTTCTTTCTAAGAAGGCCTTCATGCCATAGCAATAAGTGGTCACACAAGGTGCAGCGAGATGATGCTCTAGTGGGTCCAGTACTTCCTAATGGCCACTCAGAGTCAGAAGACGAAGCAGGTGTATTTTCATTAGAGAGGGAAATTAGCCTACAGTGTGATGAAATCAAGCAGGTGGCCAGTGAAATGGCCTTGTCAGATTCTAGTTGTAAGCTTCATGGCGACCAAGCTGGCTCCCTTGCTGATGAAAGAGAAGATATGTGGGGCAGTTCTCAAAAaccaaaactttattgtatataCCATCCAGTTGCATGTTAGTGCTCTACCATGGATCACGTACAGGACAATGTCTTTAAGGATGAGAAATTTGATAACTTGATTTTTAAAGTGCCTGAGAAGAAGAAGCATGTTCCTAATGGCTTGGTGGAAACCGTTGGACCAGAACTGTTTGATGATCTCTGCCCCGCTGATTTGAGATTTGATACTTCTGCCAAGAACTTTGGGCCAAATTAATTAAAGATATACGAAGTTTTGAAGAATAAATGGTCTAAATGGCAAGACGGATTTAATTTATATCAGAAATTTTGCACAGAGTCTAAATTCCAAAAGCAATCGGCATGACAGTTAGATCTTCAGGTGTTGACTCGTGAGGGAACAAGATTGTCTATGATCTatgtacacaattttagatcatAGACAATTTTACCAAGTGGGTCCAAGACCTCTTCTTCttgtaagttttttgtttatagatTTGTTTCAAGTTTTCTCTTTCTGGGTTTTTCCACTTTTGGTGATTTGAACATTCTTTGCTTTGGTTTACAATTTCTGCAGCTAGAGATGAATTTGTTGAAGATGTTACGACTGTTGTAAGTagtaaataattttcttttatttgaaaacaaggactttttctcttttgggtatattttttattttgatttttcattaaGCAAATTTAAATCTCTGCTTAACTACAGACTTTGAATGGCCATAACGAGCGCCTAAATGTGCTGCCCCAGGTTGGGTTCTCTTTGATGATGCATCCATAATAGTTAAGTTGGAGTAGTAAATTTCAGATCTTTACTCTtcaaattatttggtttttgcTATATAGGAATCAGCAACTACCGCTAAAGAACCGATTAGAATTGTTTATTCAGATACCTCAACCAAATCTCTTCCAAATTCAGATGATTTAGACCTACAGGACACCCACATTGCAGTTTCAAGTCAAGGTACTCCttaaaaagtcatttttctggttctaatttttgttttgttttgtaattaCTAAAATCAATATTTGCACAATTGCATAATTGTTCTCATCCTTATAATTTTCTGCTTggtaattttatcatttatatatGCCTTTAGTAGAATCAAGGTGTACCAGAGTATCATCTACGACAGATGAGGAAGAACAAGATCAAAGAACTAACCTCATCAGGGAGGTCACAAATTCACCTGAGGAAGCAAATGACTCAAATGAGCATGATACTGACACAACCACTCAAAAGGACATTGGGGAAGATACAATTGATGCAGATGACCAGGCTGACCTGTCATCAGATAATGCCTCTCAAAATACCCAAGATATGGTATATgatatttacttttttctctttaacttgcttcttttttttcttttctttttttgattgtCTAATTTGTACTGGTTGCTGCTGCTCCTATCTGTAAAAGTCTTTTGATAGCTCtgttttatgttaaaatagaattgTATACATTATAAATGCTGTGATACTTCTATGCTCCTCATCGTGATTGGGGTGCTCTTTTGTTGACTTGATGTTTGTTAGTGGGTTTCATCATCTAACATGTTGAAGTAAAATCTACTTTAGGACTTGTCATTCGGATGTTGGAAATAGTATGTCCTAAtagtcaaccaaaaaaaaaaaaaaaaagaagtcattcTGACTATCTTGTGTATTGCTTGGGTACTACTCATCCCTAGCTTGAATGTTTATGACAtagtatttcaattttttttttaacatgttaTATCATATCTCCTTGAAATAGGGGTTAAACTATTAcgtttgatatttattttgatcattatcaTTGTTGCCTActgttattaaattattttatcctAATCATTTGATGAAATATGCTTTCTTTGCAAACTTCTTATTTCTGATTCATGCATATTATCTTGAATAACCGCCTCCATGCCAAACTCTGGGCCTTTTTGTCCCCTTTTTTCCCTATCTACCATGTGGAAAATTGGAATTTTATTGTGCAttttaatcttcttttttttattaattatttccaTTTTTCCTCCAGGAAATAAAGGATGGGCAACAATCCACTCAAACTTCAAGTAAGGTTAAAAGGAAGGAATGCATAAAATCTGACTCTAGCATACAGAATGACCAAACAGCTATGCCGGATACTTGGGTGCAACTCAAAGATCAGATCATCAGGGCAAAGGTTTATCTATCCCTCCCGGCCACAAGAAACAATCCTCTCTTTACAAGGGAGCTTTGGGGGCGGACAAAGGAAGTTCAGCGAGTACTTGGAGATGTGAGAAAAGATTCTGAACTGCCAAGGAAGTAAGTCTTCTCTTTTAACATATTAATATGCCAACAACCAAATTTTATcgaatttttccttcaagtaTCGATCTGTTATTAGGTTCTCTATTTGGCTTGCTATTTTTGAAATTGTCCCATCTTTCTCTGCCTTAAATTGTTtgtatgatttatttttatgcagTGCCTATGACAAATTGAAGGCAATGGAGCAAAGATTGGCCAAAGGAAAGCAACTTCAAGATGACTGTGCTTCTGTGGTGAAGAAGCTGAGGCCTATGCTCCACTCAACCGAAGAGCAGCTCCGAGTGCACAAAAAGCAGACTATATTCTTGACTCAATTGACAGCAAAAATGATTCCTAAAGGTCTGCCTTGTCTTCCATTGTGCCTTACAACTGAGTATTATACCTTGAATTCTTCTCAACATGACTTTCCAAATCAAGAGAAGTTAGAAGGCCCTCAGTTGTACCATTATGTATTATTCTCTGATAACATATTAGCAGCAGCAGTTGTTGTAAACTCAACTATAACATATGCTAAGGTAATTTTCACTCTTGCCATACTTGCTATTTCCTTTaattgctaagaaagaaattttggAATGGCTATTCTAAGACTCTTGTTCCCACatcctctttcttttgttgagCTTCCTTGCctgcaaaataataataataataataataataataataataataataataattatctgCTATTTCAAtgtttgatattttttgtttgacatCTCAATTTTATTGTTTGGAATCCTGGCAGGACCCTCGAAGCATGTTTTCCACATTGTTATTGATAGGCTAAATTATGCAGCAATGAGGCTGTGGTTTTTGGCAAATCCACCAGGCAAAGCTTCTATCCAGGTTCAGAACATAGAAGCATTTACATGGCTAAATGCAAGTTATAGTCCAGTTCTCAAGCAGTTGGGTTCGCAGTCCATGATAGACTATTACTTCAGAGCTCATCGAGCCAATTctgattcaaatttgaagtaCCGGAACCCAAAATACTTATCTATCCTCAatcatcttcaattttatttGCTAGAGATCTTCCTAAAGCTCAACAAAGTGTTGTTCTTGGATGATGATATTGTTGTAAAGAAGGATCTCACTGCCCTTTGGTCCCTTGATTTGAAGGGGAATGTTAATGGTGCTGTTGAGACTTGTGGAGAGAGCTTCCATCGTTATGATCGGTATCTGAACTTTTCAAATCCTCTCTGCTGTTGAGACTTCTGTGATAATAATGCTCTTTTgttaatccttaaaaaaaagaatgaataattGCATAAAGACTGAATGTAAATAATTTATGGTAGAATAAATAAGCAAACAAGAAAAGCACTTTAGAAGTGGTTGAAATGATGTCAAGGTAAGCGAAAAGTTTGTGATTGAATTATAGGTAAATAAGAGAAAACTCATTAGTAGCCCTATGGATGATACATATATTGAGGAAGAGTATATTCTGATGCTAATTTAATACTTTGAAATGCTTGGCGGTGTCATTGAGTAAGAATATGTTGCTAAAGGTGGATATATTGGTTTCAATTATAtaattggaaaaagaaataaagaatagaTGGGAATAGTGGTAAGACATAGGTGAACTCACTAACATTTGTGAGTAAGCTCTTATGAGAGTATATTGTATCCATAGGATCCATCTAAATTACCATttctttctataatttttacaaaaggtAGATTCCCTCTTTTTCTGTAATGGTGATTGGTAGAGAAAAATATTTCGAACAAGGATTGATCAATGATGACTCAATGCATGAAATATGAAGTGTGCAAAATCTGGTTTATTTTTCAGTTCAAGAATACttaacaagaattttttttttttgctgatcATTATATGTTTGTACACAAAGCTTTCTGAAATACTTCTAAATGTTTATGTTAAGacatttctatatattttagcTCTTTTGCAGGTTACTTTATGTCATTTGTAGTTCTTATTGTTGTATCTACGAAAGGGTCCCAATGTGACCGTTGaatatcttgttttatttgatttcatttCATAATTTCtagttctttaatttttttccctctcagGATCTTTTCTCCAATGTGCATTGTATTTAACTCTGACAGGATTCACTGGTAATATAAAGAGATGAGAGTGACTTGTAGTGGCTGATAGAGCAGCAGTTTGTAGTATACGTAAGGCATTTAAGGTACCACAAGGCCTTGGAAGCTCATTTGACGATAAACTTGGTCCATTTATCCTTGATGAAGCGCCTGATGCAAATGTTGTGTCTTGAGTTTtaagtcacttttttttttccttttctttttagtgtGTAACATTAAGAACTGTATATGCTGgtcttttcttcctcttcccttTCTCCTCTTTTGTATTGTCTTGGTGTTTTGAACTTACTATAATTGTATTATAGAGCTAAAAGATGCTTTGAGTTGGTCAGTTTTTGTCACATTCTTAATGGAAAATCTGCAAAGCAGTGCTAATGATGCTCCATTTTGGACACACTACGTGATagcaatcattaaaaaaaaaaaacaaaatgagcTCTGAAAAATTCATTGCATGGTCtatttggttgggtgtaaaaaggggaggatggaaaatgaaaattttccctTGTTTGATGTGGTGGGAAAGAGGGGATGATGGAAAAGGGGAGTAGTGAAGTTTTTCACTCGGGGACTAAAAACCATCCTCCAAAAACATTAGGAGGAAAAGTagggaaaaaaatgtttaattcattaaatttactattttttctatttttaattgcaatcttttctatcatctcttgatataataagaatataacaatagggttttgatttccCATGGTCACAAAAATAAGGATATAACTGTAGGGTTTTGATTTCCCATGGTCACAAATTATTCTAGTGAGTAGCAAGTGTGttgatatgaattttttttttttctaataaacaacaaaaattcaaatttgaatccaaTTTACGAAATTAAATTTCAAGAGAGATCAAAACCCGTGATCAATGCATTGGTGCTTATATAATGAAGAGTTTAGTTGATCAATATGAGATATCATTGAAAACAATTAAAGCTATGGTTGTTAAAATCCTGATCTAAATTCTACGGTCCTACAATTTTACATTCCCACTTGCCCAAAACGATTCGGATCTTTCAAGGATCTTAGCAATTGTTCAGGATTGGTAGGATTGTACAATTCTAACAATCTCAAACGACCTTAGTTTCTTataatcttctttaacttgatGAAAGACTCAGTTAgacccaaatgaaaaataaaatcccaataAACTAAGTTTTACTACTCTAATGTAGAAAGTGTGTCAATTGgactcaaataaaaaacatcCCAATAGAGTCACGTTTTGAGATTTTTAGCcactttaaatgatgcttacaaataGACGTAGTAATGTAtgataattatatcaatgaatgtataatttatgtgattatttaacataccaatgtgtatttttttttctcaaataatgtaaGATCTTACAATCCATGATTCCATCTACCTCCCACGACCCTACATAGGATCccaattttgacaaccttgattGAAGCCATTATTCAACAAGACTATTCGGAAATAGTTGTTGTAACCATTTGTATTAAGGTGCTATTATCCTAAAATTTTAAGCACAAACTAGCTTTTAACAAATGCAATGATCGTTTTGATCATGGTGTCCTCAAATTTGAAGCATAAAGAAACTTTCAAGAAAAGTAATTCTTGCTCTTGTTCAAGTTTTGTggcttttgaattttgaactaCGCCCATTTTCCTTTTTGGAAATACTCGCTTTCATATATCTAATTAAAAAGGGTTACGGTTCAAGTTAAaatctttcaatattaaaataCCCTATTATTTAATGCTAGTATAGTTATCATTTTTTGACCGGGCACTTGGGAAGTGGAATTCTAGTTCTTAGTAGGTAGATCCCAAATTTTAATGTGATTTCATAGacaatttcattaatataattGGTCATAGCATATTACCGTCaaacttgttttcaaaatttttagtgGGTTTGGAATTCTGTTCTTCAATTTCATGTGGACAACATCTGAGAGAATTATgacataaaattcattaatgaaCATGATATTAGTTGAGATTAATGCAATACTTATTGAGAACACAAGTGTTCAGATGACTCCTTTCgtatatgaagaatttgaaaaatGACACTCATTGTTCCCAAACTTGAGAACTAACGGCCAATAATCTTCCACCTTTGCTTTTCCCCATCTTAATCTTAGTATATCATCTataattcttgtttaagatagGAGGAGCTTTCTAtggaaatgaaattttttaattccaaataCAAATATCACTCTCATCAATGTCACTTTGTCAGTTATACACTAGATTTTCTAGTAATTAAGTATGTTATTACACATGGGGCATAGTGCTAAGAAGAATcataaaatatgaatataaaaaCAAGTGCTTGCATGCACCAATCCATAAATATCTCAACTTTATACACAAGAATGTAGTTACGGGAGTATGCATATCATcctatatatttattaaatctcTTACTTCAATAAATCTCTTACTTCATATTACAATGATATAAATGCTTATTTATTTACATCACTTACAAGCAAATTAAATAACcagaatatttatttatttacagttTGTAATTCAAATCGCAATGATGAAATGCTGAAGAAATGCACACGAATTACAGAAGGATACACGACTTTGAATTGAGCAATGTTTAGATTCtcttgattttcttgatttttccttTGTGTCGGACTCCAGAAATGaagtaattttgtttattaatggaaagaaaataatggcATGGTTACTGATGTGGTTTAACAGAAACACAATTCTCGACAAGTCATTAGCCAGAGTTTCAAATGAGGAACAAGTTTGAGGCTGGACAAGTTGCTTCTCTGTCCATGGTTTCTTCCTAAATGGAGGATTGTGTTAAGTTTCTACCTTGCCTCCGGAatgagctttttctttttgatttttttccccaGTATACCGCCCCACGTAACTACGTAAGCTAGTGCTCAAACTTGTCAACTTATGAAGCATCTACCTTGTTTAATGGATGGATTTGTTTATGCCAATATGGATAATATTGGAGGGAATTTCCACAGCATAAATTCAATTATGAACATTGTAGTAGTGGAGATTAAAGCAATTATTTGGTGAGAAATCCAAGTGTAAGTGCTCTGACTCCTTTAGCATAAGAAAGATTTGAAATATGACACTTAGTGTTCCCAGACCTAAGAACCAACAACCTATAATCTTCCACCTTTGCCTTTTCCTATCTTTTCCTCTCTTATTACTAGTGtgtcaataaataaataaataaataaaaaaatttaatcttaatGTATCATTTATAATTTTGGTTTAAGTTAGAGGTAGCTTTCCATGGAAATGAAACTTTATAAttccaaatacaaatattacTCCCTTCAATGTCAATTAGACCTCATATGTTCTAAATAATTAAGCATGTTATTACACATGGTGCTTCACACTTACAAAGAAGAATcataaaatatgaatataagAATGAATGTTTGCACACACAAATCCATGGATCTCTCAACTTTATACACAAGAATGTAGTCAAGAAGAGTATACACATCActtcttatttatttgtatctcttactttgaattaaaatgacatatatgtttatttattgaCATCATTTAGTACAAATTACAataacataaatatttattcatttacaTCACTTACAAGCAAATTAAATAACggaaatatttatttatttacatattgTAATACAAATTGCAATGAAGAAATACTTACGAATTACGGAAGGAACATGTGACTTTGAATTGAGCAACATTTAGACTTTATTGATTGTGACTTGTGTTGAGCTTCTGAAATGAAATTTGCAATATATGGTATATAAGCAACTTACAAGAACAATACTACTAGGAAAAATGTATttacaaaagataaataaataaaaacgtATTATGTTCATTCAAGTTTTTGGGTGCCAATACCTTGCTTAGAAACACAATGTTACACAAACAAGATAAAATTcctcaattaattaaattagattaatCTCTTCTTCTCtactttttcctttgtttttattttattttatttatttattaattactttcttcttttgctGGGGAAGGTCCAAAGGGGTGggcaaaaaataaagatttagaAGACCACTTTACTTTTGGAAATCCAATTTCATGCAAAaagatatttttggttttaattacTTTAAATCTAATTTGGACAAAGAGGGCtttgacttttttattaaaaaaaaggaaaagaaaaagaaaaaggggattTGGGTTCATTAAGGATCATAACCAGTTTTAGGATTAATTTAAATCAGTAGAGAGAGTAGAGATAGAAACTATAATGGTACAAAAATAACAAGAAGACATATATGCCCCTACCTCA
This genomic stretch from Castanea sativa cultivar Marrone di Chiusa Pesio chromosome 9, ASM4071231v1 harbors:
- the LOC142609282 gene encoding putative galacturonosyltransferase 4, producing the protein MRLWFLANPPGKASIQVQNIEAFTWLNASYSPVLKQLGSQSMIDYYFRAHRANSDSNLKYRNPKYLSILNHLQFYLLEIFLKLNKVLFLDDDIVVKKDLTALWSLDLKGNVNGAVETCGESFHRYDRYLNFSNPLCC